In Chiloscyllium punctatum isolate Juve2018m chromosome 52, sChiPun1.3, whole genome shotgun sequence, a single genomic region encodes these proteins:
- the LOC140470812 gene encoding uncharacterized protein has product MEKPEESRPMGKPWKCGDCGKGFRVPSALESHRRSHTGERPFTCPECGKGFTHASTLWAHRRVHNGERPFSCPECGKGFTRSSHLLPHWRVHTGERPFSCPECGKAFTDSSALLKHQRVHTGERPFSCPKCGKDFTRYSNLMRHQELHTRKRPFSCPECGKSFNRSSSLLAHQSVHSGEKPFSCPECGKTFSNSSGLQAHQRVHTGERPFTCSVCGKGFSQLGNLQRHEWVHTGERPFTCPECGKGFTCSAKLMTHQRVHTGERPFACSQCGKGFLDSSTLLTHQRVHTGERPFTCSVCGKGFSQVGNLRTHQRVHTGERPFACSQCGKGFLDSSTLKTHQRVHTGERPFTCSVCGKGFSQVGNLRTHQRVHTESRPFTCPSAERD; this is encoded by the coding sequence atggagaaacctgaggaatcccgGCCCATGGGGAAaccatggaagtgtggcgactgcggGAAAGGCTTTCGTGTCCCATCTGCCTTGGAAAGTCATCGacgcagtcacaccggggagaggccgttcacctgccctgagtgtgggaagggctttacacATGCGTCCACCCTCTGGGCCCACCGACGGGTCCACAACGGAGAAAGACCATTCTcttgccctgagtgtgggaagggatttacccgctcctcccacctgctgccccactggcgggtccacaccggcgagaggcccttcagctgccccgaatgCGGGAAAGCCTTCACcgattcctccgccctgctgaagcatCAGCGGGTCcatactggggagaggccattctcctgccccaagtgcgggaaggACTTTACCCGCTACTCCAACCTGATGAGGCACCAGGAGCTCCAcaccaggaagaggccattctcctgcccagAATGCGGTAAGAGCTTTAACCGCTCCTCCAGCCTGCTGGCCCACCAGTCCGTCCACTCCggggagaagcccttcagctgccccgagtgcgggaagaccttcagcaattcctccggaCTGCAGgcacaccagcgggtccacacaggggagaggccattcacctgctcagtgtgtgggaagggattcagtcaGCTGGGCAACCTGCAGAGGCATGagtgggtccacacaggggagaggcccttcacgtgccctgagtgcgggaaggggtTCACTTGCTCGGCTAAGCTGATGACCCATCAGCGGGTTcataccggggagaggccgttcgcCTGCTCTCAATGCGGGAAGGGATTCCTCGATTCttccaccctgctgacccaccagcgggtccacaccggagaaaggccattcacctgctctgtgtgcgGGAAGGGATTTAGTCAGGTGGGCAACCTGCGGacacaccagcgggtccacaccggggagagaccattcgcatgctctcagtgtgggaagggattcctCGATTCTTCCACTCTGaagacccaccagcgggtccacaccggagaaagaccattcacctgctccgTATGCGGGAAAGGATTCAGTCAGGTGGGCAACCTGCGgacgcaccagcgggtccacactgagtcaAGGCCATTCACCTGCCCAAGTGCAGAAAGGGATTAA